The DNA sequence GAGGGTTTCAATATTTTGGATTGGTGGAAAGTCAATTGTGGAACATATCAAACTCTTAGTAAGGTTGCTAAAGATATTTTTACTCTTCCTAGTAGCACCGTTGCTAGTGAGAATGCTTTTAGTCTTGGTGGAAAAATTGTAGATCCTCACTTTGGTAAATTTACAgactgaaattgaaaatattacTTTAAATTGCGATTATCAAAGTCTTTATAAGCACTATCCCGAGTTGATGCGTAAATTAATTGATAAGGAAAAGATAACTGCAAAGGAATTTCTAAAGAGTCAAAATCTATCCGAAAAAgattttattttgattaatgACTTAGGTCAATATACACTAGAAGCAATACTTCTGAATGTACTAGGGAAAGTATTCAACCATTTAGATAATTTTTCGGTTGTTAAGGTTGCTACTCTGCTTGAACAGATCCAATCAGTTGTATTGATAGAAACTAGATATAACAAAGTTTATAAAAAAGATGTTAATAATACGATAAAAAGAAATTATGTTATTGGTAAACACTTGTTAGACTTATTGTGTATGAGAGGTTTGATCTCttatgaaaatatgaaaattgatGAAGCACCAAAGATAAAAGGTAATAATTATTATAAAACGGCATATTGTTATGCGTTGTTCAATTTCAACTTATCCCTACTCCCTCTTAAATTAAATATACCCATGATTTCTACGACGTTACCTTGGGAATCTAAGGTTGTTTCACCTTCAACATTAGCTGATACTCAAGGGGGGTACTTATATTACTATGAATATTGCAAgatttcttttcagttttgatTTCTTTGTATACATTATTCCAAAATATTTCAAGAATATCCTCCTTATTATACGTAGAATACTTACAAATAAATCTAAATTTCCCCTTATCGAACTTAACTTTTTCATACTTTAATGCGGTAAACAATTTCATTGGAGACTGAAATATTTATAGCTTCCACCGGATGCTAGACCCTCCACTAGCAGAGCCGACTACCGGACATTCTCGACCTCGGTAATCTCTATATGGGATTTGGTACCTAGATACACTGTTGCTGTATTATTCAGATTCCACCATAATCTTGAATAACCTCCCTAGGGCTTAACATTGACCCTAAATCACCAAATAGACCCCGTCTTAGGGATGTGCCTGAGATTGTTTACCAATAGCTTTCTTTGTGTGCACGCGAAGCTGAACACCGTCTTAAATCTAGATAAAAAGTACAAACAGGctttcagttttattttatataatgcGTTGATCCCTGAGGGCTTTTGTACTGAGTTCCTAAATTTCGGTATCTTCCGTTGCCGTACCCAGGATCTTTATAGATCACTCTTTAACACCATGAGTTAGGATCTGCATCAACTTTCTCATTGTAAAGAGCACATGCTATGGGAATTTCCGGGGAGAATCGCCTACATATAAGGATGTACTTCTCGGGGCTTTTttgataatattatatatatctaATGCGGGACTTTTTTATATATCTAAAGGGGGAGGTATGTTGGGATGTACTTTTTTAAACCCAAATGATTCCACCAAATCCAATCCTTCAAGAGCGGGGGAACCCTTGCCAGAAGGACGAAAGGAAAGATTCTCCGCGAAAAAGGCTAAAAAGGCTATCATCAGTCAGCTCGGCCCCGGTTCCTGTAGGCCGTGGTCAACGAGAACTTACCCTTTCcgtgggaattttttttttcttcaccttCCTTCCCTAACACCGAGAACAGTTGAGGCTTTGGTGTATACAAGTGATTGGCTAAGGGGGAATGAAATGTCCTTCTACAAGGAGCCTACAATTGACGACCTCATGTTCTACAAGGAACTTGAAGTCTTGGATAAGGGTAAGTGAAGTATTTGATttcatgtttttattttcttagttttataATTTATGCATTCACTTTCTAAatatattttgtgttttattgtttttatcgTTTTAGAGTTGCCTAATATCGGAGGTGAGGAGAATCCCACACAAATTGAAATGCCACATCCTCCACCACCTCAAGTTCAACGCCGCCCATCACTACCTCCGCGACCACCCATTTCAAAAGCATCTACACCAACACAAAGGAGGGTTCAATTATCAACAAGAGGAAGGGGTTCACCATCAACGGCAACGGGTCATTCATCAACAAGGAGAAGGGGCCGAAAGGGCTAAAAGGAATGAACTTACTTAAGATTCGTTTTGGTTGCATGTACTTTCTTGCTTATAAactatgttttgtttttggtttgtaacttaatCTAAATTCATTTGGAAGTTTGGTTTGTAAAACTTAACTTATTTCATTTTGGTTGCACGCacttttaattaactagtttggTAGACAATTTAAGTTTAACTTGTTAGTTGTTGCTTCCTTGGTATGAAAATTGTAACAGGTGGTGGTATTGTGAAACTAAAATTGTGATATTGTGAAACTTTATGTGATATTGTGGTGAAATTGTGAAACTGAAAGTCTGAAACAAGTGGGCTGTGCGTGTAGGCAGTGGGTTGCAACCTGCAAGCCTACAAttgttccttttttcttttcttttttttctgaaaaattGATGGGCTTACTTGTTAAACAGCTTAAAATtgtaaaaagtttaaaaaaccCAACATTTTGGGCTTCAAGGTCCAATCCTGAAGTGAGCCGAAAATCCTGAAACACTTTCGAGAATCCTGAATTTCGAGAAATGAGGGATCCCGATCCGAATCAAccctaaaaattgattttagtcatttaaaagtattttcaaaCGAGTTGTAAGACCGGTCACGTGAACCGGGCCAAGTGGTAGATAGCACACGTGTCAACCACGAAATCCTGCCGTGGTTTGTCGCGCTCAAGCAAGCTCAAAGCTGTGTACTATTCTTCCTCCTCCCTTCCCAAAAAAACGTACAAACCCTAACTCCCTGCTCTGAGCCAGAGAGTGAGTCATACTAACCTATTTTGCACCAAAAATCGCCGTCAGCCGCCATGCAGTTCTCCCAGGAAGACTTCGATCGCCTCTTGCTCTTCGAGCACACACGCAAAACCGCCGAAGTTAACTACGCCAAGAACCCTCTCGACGCCGATGTtcggactctctctctctctctctctcaattttcaCCCGGCTTGGATTAACCGTGGTGTTTTTTACCGCAGAATTTGACGAAATGGGGAGGAGCGCTGCTTGAACTGTCGCAGTTTCAGAGCATTGCGGATTCGAAGAGCATGATTActggtaatttttttattattttgttttcataaacCCTAATTATTAGTTGTtatggtgtttttttttcccattcaattttcaattttcgatTGCAATTTGTGTTCTGTAATGAGGATTCAATTGAACGTGAAATTTTGGTTAGATTGCATCTCGAAGCTGGAGGAGGCTTTGCAGATAAATCCCACGAAGCACGATGCTCTGTGGTGCCTAGGAAATGCCCACACCTCTTTTGCATTTCTGACCCCTGATCTCGACGAGGCAAGGCCTTATTTCGATAAGGCCACTGAGTTTTTCCAGAGGGCGGCCGATGAGGTTATATATTGGATATCCgagtttttatattatattatacttGAGCATTCTAGAATCAGAGAGAGTATTGACAGCGAGTTTGATTTTGTAGGACCCCGGTAACGAGCTTTATCAGAAGTCCTTAGAAGTTACATCTAAGGTATTGCTATTGTTATTCCACTTGGCAGGTTATTCTGTTAGTGATTTATAGTAATGTATTGTGTAACTTTCGTAGATTGACCTCGGAGATTGCTTGGCTACCTTAGAGATACTTGAATTTAATGTTAATATTGTGGTTGATTGGAATGTTCAAATATTTGGTGGCCTAGTATGTAATACAATGGCATGACGAATTTAGTAGGTAATAAAGTTAAAAAGGAGGGGGCTTTGTAGACTTATGATAATTCAAACTTTAAAACTATTCATAAATGGTTCGCTTTGGGCTATGACAATGTTTAGAAAGGGTCATGGATGCTAAATTGCACCCGTACGTGGATCTATTTAGTTGGTTACGGGTATGGCTGGGCAGAAGTTTCATTTcactttaaaaatatatatattctaatTGGTTATGGGTATATGGCTGGGCAGAAGCAATCATGTTTTGTAAATTTGATAACTTTAGGACCTTCTATCCAGCTGAGTACCAACAAATTACTTTAGGAGATTGTTGTCATAGTTGGTTTAATACACATTATTATGTATTGAATTTACATTGCAAGTGCAACAAGGGTAATTGTTGATCATGTATCCATAGGCACCAGAATTGCATATGGAGATCCATAAGCATGGACTGGGACCGTTGGGTCAGCAAACTCTGGGTGGGGGACCTGCTCCTTCATCATCCAGTACAAAGGTTAGATTCtcaatttatttctttattctaAGTGCAATATGTTCCAACATCAACATGTTGTTTGTCGCaaatgtttttgtgtttggtttttAGCTGTCCGTCATGTAATTGATATTGAATCATTGATATTAAATTTCCTTGTATTGAGATGTTTAACAACTCTCTTATATTGTCATTCAACTTATTATTTGGTTAGGAACCTGCATGCTCAATTACTACTACAATTCTATTTAAAGGTTGTAATATGTATATTTCTGGTTGATTGCGAACTATCAGGCTTCCAGATATGTATATGTTATAGAATGGTTGAAGTCTACATACGTTACACAAATTAGTGGTTCAAATAGTACCCGTCGGTTAACACTGCTGCCCCATTTAGAAGTGTGATTGACAAGTATATTACTCTTCTTTTTGTATCAAATTACACTTTATTTGCCTTGTCACCAGTCATATGGGATCTGATTGGTTAACAAATTATAAATACCCAAACTACTGTtggatttttttgttaattcagTTATGTCATACTGTATTCTCGTGATATGAATACGTTACTGCTACCATAAAAGGCATAAAGGTTACGGAGCATGGCACATGGCTTTCAATTTTGACTGGATGTGGTCAGGGTTagaatcacacacacacacacaaagggCAAGGATAAATTGTGTCTAACTATAGATAGCACACATGAATGAGCACATAATATCactataattttattatttttatttagtttcGGTTACTTGTAGCATCTTTTCCCTATTTTGAAACTAGCTTGAAGACATATTTATTAGTGCATGTATAAGTTTCCTTAGGATAGTTTACATTTCTCAGTGTGTAGATGCAAGAATGTTTCAGTCTTCTCTTAGGAACTTCTAATTAAATTGTTTATTTATCCCAGAGTTCCAAGACCAAGAAGAGCAGTGATCTGAAGTATGACATATTTGGATGGGTTATCCTTGCTGTTGGCATTGTTGCATGGGTTGGAATGGCAAAATCCCACATGCCACCACCACCCCCAAGATAAGCTTTATTTATCGTAAGACGGAAGTAACCCTGCCAGTGCATTTGGTTAAAGGGTAATATTTTCTTTAAGATATCCATCTGGTTGAGCTGTAGTAATTCAAGTAAATCATGTGGTATGTTGACTACATGTTGATTTTGACCATAACTTTTTTATGTTGCTATGATAATTAGAACATCATTTTTTATATGAATTATTGTTTGCT is a window from the Malus domestica chromosome 16, GDT2T_hap1 genome containing:
- the LOC103416576 gene encoding mitochondrial import receptor subunit TOM20-like; this encodes MQFSQEDFDRLLLFEHTRKTAEVNYAKNPLDADNLTKWGGALLELSQFQSIADSKSMITDCISKLEEALQINPTKHDALWCLGNAHTSFAFLTPDLDEARPYFDKATEFFQRAADEDPGNELYQKSLEVTSKAPELHMEIHKHGLGPLGQQTLGGGPAPSSSSTKSSKTKKSSDLKYDIFGWVILAVGIVAWVGMAKSHMPPPPPR